In the genome of Streptomyces racemochromogenes, one region contains:
- a CDS encoding gas vesicle protein K, which produces MTAERPARPHRPPDLTPVGDTLADAFRLLRAPPEAPDGPRTPARRVRTGPESAGEDLLKLVLTLVELLRQLIERQALRRVDAGDLTDAQEEELGATLLALHERMSELCAEHGYALEDLNLDLGPLGPLLDP; this is translated from the coding sequence GTGACCGCCGAACGCCCCGCGCGGCCGCACCGCCCCCCGGACCTCACGCCCGTCGGCGACACGCTGGCCGACGCCTTCCGCCTGCTGCGGGCACCGCCCGAAGCCCCGGACGGGCCCCGGACACCGGCCCGCCGCGTCCGTACCGGCCCCGAGAGCGCGGGGGAGGACCTCCTCAAGCTCGTCCTCACCCTCGTGGAACTCCTGCGCCAGCTCATCGAACGCCAGGCCCTGCGCCGGGTCGACGCCGGAGACCTCACCGACGCGCAGGAGGAGGAACTCGGCGCCACCCTGCTCGCCCTGCACGAGCGCATGAGCGAGCTGTGCGCCGAGCACGGGTACGCCCTGGAGGACCTGAACCTCGACCTGGGCCCGCTCGGCCCCCTCCTCGACCCCTGA
- a CDS encoding GlsB/YeaQ/YmgE family stress response membrane protein, translating into MGIIAWILIGLLAGIIAKMLMPGKDPGGIIVTILIGIAGGLLGGWLGKVIFGVDSIDGFFELSTWIAAIVGSLILLALFRLFSRATR; encoded by the coding sequence ATGGGCATTATCGCTTGGATCCTCATCGGGCTGCTCGCGGGCATCATCGCCAAAATGCTGATGCCGGGGAAGGACCCGGGCGGAATCATCGTCACCATACTCATCGGAATCGCGGGCGGACTGCTCGGAGGATGGCTGGGCAAGGTGATATTCGGCGTCGACTCCATCGACGGGTTCTTCGAGCTCTCCACGTGGATCGCCGCCATCGTCGGATCGCTCATCCTGCTCGCCCTCTTCCGGTTGTTCAGCCGCGCCACACGGTGA